The following are encoded together in the Drosophila sechellia strain sech25 chromosome 3R, ASM438219v1, whole genome shotgun sequence genome:
- the LOC6616892 gene encoding single-minded homolog 1 isoform X5: MSQLGTVYATKRRRRNGKSLKPPPKDGVTKSNPSKRHRERLNAELDLLASLLPFEQNILSKLDRLSILRLSVSYLRTKSYFQVVMHKDKEDNGVLPHIHAHDGYRTRELGAFEHGLLDGDMFLQALNGFLMILTCEGEVFFATHSIESYLGFHQSDIVHQSVYELVHSEDREELQRQLLWNSFLPADMSSMQLAETLAPDKALYLERSFTVRFRCLLDNTSGFLRLDIRGRIKVLHGQNRKTEEPPLALFAYCTPFGPPSLLEIPHKENMFKSKHKLDFSLVSMDQRGKHILGYADAELVNMGGYDLVHYDDLAYVASAHQELLKTGASGMIAYRYQKKDGEWQWLQTSSRLVYKNSKPDFVICTHRQLMDEEGHDLLGKRTMDFKVSYLDTGLASTYFSEADQLVVPPSTSPTAHALPPPVTPTRPNRRYKTQLRDFLSTCRSKRKLQQQQNQPQTQQTSPLGGQVGSPAPAVAVEYLPDPAAAVAAAYSNLNPMYTTSPYASAADNLYMGSSMPANAFYPVSENLFHQYRLQGAVGGYYTDYPHSGAPASAYVANGFLSYDGYAIASKADEKWQETGKYYSGYSSGYGSPTSTPQVRKQIPLKTPKSSPQVMEVISCSSDGPSPVGGATPNGVGSVTPKVELAGTTAAAAAGQDPYERQTVLMWGTTHSSGVPLNSLHGGRSGAGNPASPQRSTHLANGLGYASANNNNNDLEPATAAKWNGTKDLPGKSGSASTPESYQMQHDDSGLYSASSHTTSPQQQQQQQLQQSQRGVGSNVSAPSSSLTSTGTDQQAVHPSSCHQQQQQQQQQHHHAHPHPHSHHHHHHHHHHETAHQHSSEVWTPASYTQYSQYFTYHHPHPHPHHPSAGGGGHVPAQSHHLHHGHR; encoded by the exons CCTGAAGCCGCCGCCCAAGGATGGCGTCACAAAGAGCAATCCATCAAAGCGGCATCGGGAGCGCCTCAACGCCGAGCTGGATCTGCTGGCCTCGCTGCTCCCCTTCGAGCAGAACATCTTGAGCAAACTGGATCGACTGAGCATTCTAAGGCTGTCTGTTAGTTATTTAAGAACCAAAAGTTATTTTCAAG TTGTTATGCATAAGGATAAGGAGGATAACGGAGTCCTGCCCCACATACACGCACATGACGGCTACAGGACACGAGAACTGGGCGCCTTCGAGCACGGCCTGTTGGATGGTGATATGTTCCTCCAG GCCCTAAATGGATTTCTAATGATACTGACATGCGAAGGCGAAGTCTTCTTTGCCACGCACAGCATCGAGAGCTATTTGGGTTTTCATCAG TCGGACATCGTCCACCAGTCGGTGTACGAACTGGTGCACTCGGAGGACCGCGAGGAGCTGCAGCGCCAGCTGCTGTGGAACAGTTTCCTGCCCGCCGACATGTCCAGCATGCAGCTGGCGGAGACCCTGGCGCCGGACAAGGCGCTATACCTGGAGCGCAGCTTCACCGTCCGCTTCCGCTGCCTACTGGACAACACAAGCGGCTTCCTGCGCCTGGACATCCGTGGCCGCATCAAGGTCCTGCATGGCCAGAACCGCAAGACGGAGGAGCCACCGCTGGCCCTCTTCGCCTACTGTACGCCCTTCGGGCCGCCCAGCCTGCTGGAAATTCCGCACAAGGAGAACATGTTCAAGTCCAAGCACAAGCTGGACTTCTCCCTGGTATCAATGGACCAGCGCGGCAAGCACATCCTGGGCTACGCGGACGCCGAGTTGGTCAACATGGGCGGCTACGATCTGGTGCACTACGATGACCTCGCCTATGTGGCCAGCGCCCATCAGGAGC TCCTGAAAACGGGTGCCTCTGGCATGATCGCCTACCGTTACCAAAAGAAGGATGGCGAGTGGCAGTGGCTGCAGACGAGCTCGCGTCTGGTCTACAAGAACTCCAAGCCGGACTTTGTGATCTGTACGCACCGCCAGCTGATGGACGAGGAGGGCCATGATCTGCTGGGCAAGCGCACCATGGACTTCAAGGTTAGCTACCTGGACACGGGACTGGCGTCCACCTACTTCTCCGAGGCTGACCAGCTGGTAGTGCCACCCAGCACCTCCCCCACGGCCCACGCCCTGCCGCCGCCGGTGACGCCAACGCGTCCAAATCGCCGCTACAAGACGCAGTTGCGCGACTTCCTCTCCACTTGTCGCAGCAAACgcaagctgcagcagcagcagaaccaACCGCAGACGCAGCAAACCTCACCACTTGGTGGTCAGGTGGGGTCCCCTGCTCCGGCTGTAGCCGTGGAGTACTTGCCCGATCCGGCAGCTGCAGTGGCCGCGGCCTACTCCAACCTAAATCCAATGTACACAACCTCGCCGTATGCCAGTGCCGCAGACAATCTCTACATGGGCAGCTCTATGCCGGCCAACGCCTTCTACCCAGTCAGCGAGAACCTCTTCCATCAGTACCGGCTGCAGGGCGCCGTCGGTGGCTACTACACGGATTATCCGCACTCCGGCGCTCCAGCCTCAGCTTACGTTGCTAATGGATTTCTTTCTTACGACGGATACGCCATTGCCTCCAAAGCGGACGAAAAGTGGCAAGAGACTGGCAAGTACTACAGTGGCTACAGCAGCGGCTATGGAAGTCCAACATCTACGCCACAGGTACGAAAA CAAATTCCTCTAAAGACGCCGAAATCTTCACCCCAGGTGATGGAGGTGATATCTTGCTCCTCGGACGGGCCATCACCTGTGGGCGGAGCCACGCCCAACGGAGTCGGAAGCGTTACGCCCAAAGTTGAGTTGGCCGGAAcaacggcggcagcagcagcgggacAAGATCCCTACGAGCGTCAAACAGTGCTGATGTGGGGCACCACGCACTCGAGTGGGGTACCGCTAAATAGTCTTCATGGCGGACGAAGTGGAGCCGGAAACCCTGCTTCACCACAGCGATCCACTCATCTGGCCAACGGATTGGGCTACGCAAGCgccaataataacaacaacgaTCTTGAACCTGCAACGGCTGCCAAGTGGAACGGAACAAAGGATCTGCCGGGCAAGTCGGGAAGTGCCAGTACGCCGGAGAGCTACCAGATGCAGCATGATGACTCCGGCCTATACTCCGCATCTTCGCACACAACCtctccgcagcagcagcaacagcaacagctccAGCAATCGCAGCGAGGAGTTGGTTCCAATGTTAGCGCTCCCAGCAGCTCACTCACTAGCACGGGCACAGATCAGCAGGCGGTGCACCCATCCAGTTGccaccaacaacagcagcagcagcagcaacaacaccatCACGCCCACCCGCATCCGCACTCGCATcatcaccaccatcatcaccatcaccatgaGACGGCGCATCAGCACAGCAGCGAGGTATGGACGCCCGCCTCCTACACGCAGTACTCGCAGTACTTCACGTACcatcatccgcatccgcaccCACACCATCCGTCAGCTGGCGGCGGTGGCCATGTTCCGGCCCAGTCGCATCACCTG